One window from the genome of Echinicola vietnamensis DSM 17526 encodes:
- a CDS encoding FecR family protein — translation MDQHKENIFYELITRKDFVDWVKYPAGDRNQFWQKWMQEHPHHQEEFLKAKEFVQRLQIQQYQLDEATLDGILDKVVAADEKHVKGHLPTHRKAFFGQWLKVAAILVFCLLIALIGGKVIIDPPIGPKQEITWKTTENPRGRKSTIHLQDGTVVHLNYESNLTFPAHFEPHQRRVILNGEAFFEVSHDPSRPFIVQTTGMETQVLGTSFNIKAPKYSHNTEVSLVSGKVKVKGDHLTEHFLTPGQQLSYNDQSGLLKKRPFEVSLVTAWKEGVMIFTDTGFEEFIDQLSKWYGVDFQVYGDTPKDWKVNGRYENEKLEDILTGMQFMYDLKFRIDGQNVTLKFSP, via the coding sequence GAATCAATTCTGGCAAAAATGGATGCAGGAACACCCCCATCACCAAGAGGAGTTTCTGAAGGCAAAGGAGTTTGTACAGCGTCTCCAAATCCAGCAATACCAACTGGACGAGGCTACCCTTGACGGCATCTTGGACAAAGTGGTGGCGGCAGATGAAAAACATGTCAAGGGTCACTTACCGACACATCGAAAGGCATTTTTCGGCCAATGGCTGAAGGTCGCCGCCATTCTGGTCTTTTGCTTACTGATCGCCCTCATTGGTGGCAAAGTAATCATCGATCCACCTATAGGGCCCAAGCAAGAAATCACTTGGAAGACAACCGAGAACCCAAGAGGCCGAAAATCCACCATTCACTTGCAGGACGGAACGGTCGTCCACCTAAACTACGAAAGTAACCTGACATTTCCAGCCCACTTTGAACCGCATCAAAGGAGGGTGATACTAAACGGTGAGGCGTTTTTTGAAGTCTCACACGATCCCTCAAGACCGTTCATTGTACAAACGACCGGTATGGAAACCCAAGTACTGGGGACTTCTTTCAACATCAAAGCTCCCAAATATAGCCATAACACGGAAGTGTCCTTGGTCAGTGGAAAGGTTAAAGTCAAGGGGGACCACCTCACGGAGCACTTCCTCACCCCTGGCCAGCAACTTTCCTATAATGACCAAAGTGGGCTGCTTAAGAAAAGGCCTTTCGAGGTATCGCTGGTCACTGCATGGAAAGAAGGTGTGATGATCTTCACTGACACCGGGTTTGAGGAATTTATTGATCAGCTGAGCAAATGGTACGGCGTCGATTTCCAAGTCTATGGCGATACGCCAAAAGACTGGAAAGTAAATGGCCGGTATGAAAACGAAAAGCTAGAAGACATCCTAACAGGGATGCAATTTATGTACGATCTAAAATTTAGGATCGATGGGCAAAATGTAACCTTAAAATTCTCTCCATAA